One genomic segment of Scomber japonicus isolate fScoJap1 chromosome 23, fScoJap1.pri, whole genome shotgun sequence includes these proteins:
- the mdm1 gene encoding nuclear protein MDM1: protein MTVRFKSQSEYQKSYRVSRSSSASPQRYAPWAGLRSDQMAENPAFSAGRGSVLLVLLSPEPFCSVHQIHSSLSLSRPFMHREQRLLLLKNTYNYNRSVLLAVMSCLLHPPPKTKLRSSRSRSAHRKEPSREPRPPTPTPGSRTEPASLADREPPAGPRRAADPEARTAGKSSKPRPSKRDSQPQPSSPVTSAPDGLQPSTYEEVELALRRRAGLRSGGQRSGSHRTEYNRQFSWKKPVAAASPLLTAEQVLYSSSRSVSPLKKKPVSMTTEYQQSFQGLLPPARPRLRKHLEHQRVPLFYTHKSNKKRREESENVLRPDQLTPTSSQRENATPPPPRVQRGHRMLTEYQSSFRSPLYRIPEEGGDTDADAPQLSELRQRALAYRRRAWGTNFSRDHLSQLLSEHTALWEPTDTTTDSPTQPPTPSLSCSRTSSCVEALDLAREEGRLPTPKLKTRPVQRTHHDVTTPVTGAVLVGKMRSSDAAADLPVSRKEAWLDINPTRLLSSSPAPNHKPASSPPSKPIRTKRTPYSLIAPPPPGPTPQHGIQGTLRHPDFQHNGDLGLRFRELQCSGQGCGSDEDDRLSVMSWRSAASCSVASSVLERAQKRRENFWGKR, encoded by the exons AGTCAGAGTGAGTATCAGAAGAGCTACAGGGTGTCCCGCTCCAGCAGTGCGTCTCCTCAGCGTTACGCTCCGTGGGCCGGCCTGCGCTCCGACCAGATGG CAGAGAACCCGGCCTTCAGCGCAGGAAGAGGGTCGGTCCTGCTGGTCCTGCTCAGTCCCGAACCTTTCTGCTCCGTCCACCAGATCCACAGCAGTCTGTCACTGAGCCGACCGTTCATGCACAGAGAacagcgcctcctgctg CTTAAAAACACCTACAACTACAACCGCAGTGTACTTCTTGCCGTCATGTCCTGCCTTCTGCACCCACCGCCTAAAACCAAACTGAGGT CCTCCAGGAGCCGTTCAGCCCACAGGAAGGAGCCGTCCCGGGAGCCAAGACCTCCAACGCCAACACCTGGGTCACGGACAGAACCAGCGTCTCTTGCAGATCGTGAACCTCCTGCAGGACCACGACGTGCTGCAGATCCTGAAGCAAGGACTGCTGGGAAATCTT CAAAGCCCCGCCCCTCTAAACGCGACAGCCAACCACAGCCCAGCAGCCCCGTGACCTCAGCGCCTGATGGACTGCAGCCCTCGACCTATGAGGAG GTGGAGCTCGCTCTGCGGAGGAGGGCGGGGCTTAGGTccggaggtcaaaggtcagggagCCACAGGACAGAGTACAACAGACAGTTCAGCTGGAAGAAGCCTGTAGCTGCTGCTTCACCTTTACTGACTGCAGAACAG gtGCTTTACTCCAGCAGCAGGTCAGTCTCCCCCTTGAAGAAGAAACCCGTTTCCATGACAACGGAGTACCAGCAGAGCTTCCAGGGTCTGCTCCCACCGGCCAGACCTCGCCTTCGGAAACACCTGGAGCATCAGAGAGTCCcactgttttacacacacaag AGCAACAAAAAGAGGCGGGAGGAGTCGGAGAATGTGCTCCGTCCAGACCAGCTGACCCCCACCAGCTCTCAGAGGGAAAACGCCACGCCCCCTCCTCCACGGGTTCAGAGAGGTCAcag gATGTTGACAGAGTATCAGTCCAGCTTTCGTTCTCCTCTCTACAGGATCCCCGAAGAAGGCGGAGACACGGACGCCGACGCCCCTCAG TTGAGTGAGTTGAGGCAGCGGGCGTTGGCGTACCGTCGTCGGGCGTGGGGGACGAACTTCTCCAGAGACCACCTGAGCCAGCTGCTGTCTGAACACACCGCTCTGTGGGAGCCCACCGACACCACCACCGACTCCCCCAcccagccccccacccccagcCTGTCCTGCAGCCGCACCTCTTCCTGTGTGGAGGCTCTGGACCTGGCCAG ggaggagggaaggttACCGACTCCCAAGCTGAAGACGAGGCCCGTTCAGAGGACTCACCATGATGTCACCACACCTgttacag GAGCCGTGCTGGTGGGGAAGATGAGGAGCTCCGACGCCGCCGCCGACCTTCCCGTCTCACGTAAGGAGGCGTGGCTAGACATCAACCCCACCCGCCTGCTCTCCTCAAGCCCCGCCCCCAACCACAAACCCGCCTCCAGCCCGCCCTCTAAACCAATCAGGACGAAGCGAACGCCTTACTCCCTGATAGCCCCGCCCCCACCGGGCCCGACTCCGCAGCACGGTATCCAAGGCACCCTGAGGCACCCCGACTTCCAGCACAACG GTGATCTGGGTTTGAGGTTCAGAGAGCTTCAGTGTTCAGGACAAGGCTGCGGCTCTGATGAAG ACGACCGTCTCTCAGTGATGTCGTGGCGCTCGGCGGCTTCCTGCTCGGTGGCGTCGAGCGTCCTGGAGCGCGCTCAGAAGAGACGGGAGAACTTCTGGGGGAAGAGATGA
- the il22 gene encoding interleukin-22 produces MKVSTLVSFFRPSAAVLVLLSLLLIGWTEHVTAVPVARSLSAPLQDSATWDAIQNLSQHAQSMQSEEHTNIRLIPRVNVSQDQVKICCLHANILDYYLSNVLHQSDIEHPSMHLLKTNLARVSEDLKRHGCSVTHYHNHHHAVEFRRKLKEMDGDQGIIKAVGEIDILFSYLQDFCIERKN; encoded by the exons ATGAAGGTCTCCACACTCGTCTCCTTCTTCCGTCCATCTGCCGCCGTGCTCGTCCTGCTGTCgctgcttctgattggctggaccGAGCATGTGACAGCGGTCCCTGTGGCCCGGTCGCTTAGTGCGCCACTGCAAGACAGCGCCACATGGGATGCTATCCAGAATTTGTCACAACAT GCTCAGAGTATGCAGTCGGAGGAACACACCAACATCCGACTGATCCCCAGAGTCAACGTCAGCCAG GACCAGGTGAAGATCTGCTGCCTCCACGCCAACATCCTGGACTACTACCTGAGCAACGTCCTGCATCAAAGTGACATCGaacatcccagcatgcacctgctGAAGACCAACCTGGCCCGAGTCAGCGAGGACCTGAAGAGGCACGGCTGC AGTGTGACTCACTACCACAACCATCACCACGCTGTGGAGTTTCGCAGAAAGCTCAAGGAG aTGGACGGCGATCAAGGCATAATCAAAGCAGTGGGAGAGATCGACATCCTGTTCAGCTACCTGCAGGACTTCTGCATCGAGAGGAAAAACTAA